Genomic window (Lycium barbarum isolate Lr01 chromosome 2, ASM1917538v2, whole genome shotgun sequence):
TACGATTGGAGCCATGGAACGGTTCATCGCTGCGAACTGGAACTTTGCGTCAAAACCAAAGGTGTTCTATCATAATGATTGATACTTTGTGGTTCGATTCAATACTATGGCGGATCGAGATGCTGTCTTATACTCAGGGCCGTATACCATAAACAATAGGCCTATCATAGTTAAAGTATGGGCATCTGATTTCGATCTGAAAAATGAAGTACTTCGAACTGTACCAATCTGGGTCAAATTGCCTAATCTACCGGTAAGCTGATGGGGGATGGAGTCCTTAAGTCGAATTGGGAGTGGGTTGGGTGTTCCATTGTCCGCAGATGCTTGTACCTCCAATTTTGACAGGATTTCATATGCTCGAGTATTGGTGAAAATGGATGTTACAAAGAAGCTGGTGCGGGAACTTAAAATTAAGGATCCAAGTGGGAGAGTGATGAAACAGGAAGTAACATATGATTGGGTGCTGGAGTATTGTCACACTTGCTTGAAGGTTGGGCATAATTGTCCACTAAAACAACCTAAACAGACTGCCCCACCACCTAAAGGGAGGCAGTTCAAGCACCAAGAGTGGAAGCATAGGCCTGGGAAAGAGATGGCTATTGATAACCTAACGAAGGATGCACCAAAGTTGCTAAGTAGCATATTGGCACTAGCAAGCAGGCACATCAGGTGAATGCTGCGGATGGTGACACGCAACAATGGTTATCTGTGAGGAGTAAGTCAGCTCCTAAAGGTACCCATGCAAATACCAGCTAAGAGGTGACTGTTACTAATGGGTTTGATCCTTTAGTGGAGAAACAAAAAAAGGGTAATACTACTCATGTTATGAATGTGGAGATAGGCAAGGTGAATTGTGTCGTAGGCACAGGGGTTCCTAATCCTCCTAACTTAACATGATGCTCACTACTTGGAATGTTAGAGGCCTGAATAAGGCCTACAAGCAAAATGAATTGAAGAATTTTATTAGAGGTAATAAAGTTGCTCTTATTGCAGTAATTGAGCATAGAGTTAAACAGCACAATGCTGAGAGAACTATTAGGGAAATCACCCAAAGCTGGGGTTGGTGCCACAATTATGATAGTAGTAATAAGGAGAGGATCTGGGTCCTCTGGGATCCAGGACTTGTTAATTTTGTTGAAATTAGTAAGACAGCACAGTTTATACATGGTATAGTTCAAATAAACACTATGAGAATGGAGTTTAGCTTCACAGCTATCTATGGTTTACGTACTATTGCTGACAGGAAGGTTTTATGGGCTGATTTGAGGAATATTGCAGCTCAACAACAGGGCCCTTGGTTAGCCATGAGAGATTATAATACTATCCTGTCTGAGAAAGATGGAGAGCTTGGGAATCCTGTTCAGGAGGTGGAAATTAGAGATTTTGGAGATTTTTTGTTGGACACTGGTATGACAGAGATGAGGACAGTGGGAAGAAGTTTTACTTGGACCAATGGGCACACCTTCAGCAGAATTGATAGAGCAATCATTAATGCAGATTGGGCCATGAGATACTGTCACCTAGAAGCTACTTTCATGGATCATGGATTCTCGGATCATTCTCCCCTAGCTATCAAGCTGGAGGAACAAAGAGATGGGGGGCTCAAGACCATTCAGGTTCCTTAATTTCCTAGCTGAGCATAATGACTTTATGATGCTGGTAGGAAAGTCCTAGCAGAAACAGGTCAGGGGAAGTGCAATGGAAAGGGTTTGGTGTAAGCTGAAGTTTATTAAAGGGAAAATGAAGCAACTGAATAGAACAGAGTATGGTGGGGTGGCAGAGAAGATTCAGAACTTGAGACAACAAATATCTGAGCTTTAGACACATATGAGGAATGTGAATACTCCATCTACTTTGTTTAATCATGACAAGGAATTGAGAGGACAACTTGAGAAATGGAACATAGTAGAAGAGAATATTGCAAGGCAGAAGTCCAGAATACAATGGCTCAATTTAGGGGACTCCAATACCGCATACTTCCATGCCTCCGTCAAGAACAGACTGGCACACAACAAACTTTCTGGGCTCCTCAACTCAGAGGGGGAAATGTTATATACTAGGGCTGACATTGAAGATGAAGTCTTGGGGTTTTACAAGCAACTGTTGGGATCTGCTGCTACTAGTCTACCTGCAGTGCATCCGGGTATTATGAGAAATGGGAAGGTATTGAACAGAGAACATCAGCTGAAATTGATTGAACCTGTTACTGTGGATGAAATCCACAATGCTGTCCATGCTATTGGGGATCTCAAAGCCCCTGGATGTGACGGATTTAATGCATACTTTTTCAAGAAGGCTTGGGCTGTGATGAAAGATGATATAACTGCAGCTATTATGGAGTTCTTTGAGACTGGTAAGATGTATGGGCCTGTCAATTGTGCAACTATCACGCTTATCCTAAAGGTGTCCAAACCTGTCAAGATAACTGAATATAGGCCTATATCATGTTGCTTCACTTTGTATAAGATAATCTTTAAAATACTGACCCAGAGAATGCAAGGTGTCATGGATATGATTGTGGATAATACTCAGTCTGCATTTATACCTGGGAGGGTAATTTCAGACAACATCATTATGAGTCATGAGTTGGTTAAATGCTATGGTAGGAAAGGTATCTCCTCAAGATGTATGCTGAAGATTGACATGAGGAAAGCATATGACTTTGTTGAATGGTGCTATCTAGAGCAGGAAGCACCTAGTTGAATTTCCCAGTAAGGTTTATACAGTGGGTCATGACATGTGTTAAAAGTGTATCTTACTCCGTTATGATTAATGGGTATCCCACACCCCCATTTGCTGCTAAAAAGGGCCTGAGGCAGGGGGATCCCTTCTCACCATATATGTTTGTATTATCAATGGAGTATTTGACTAGGACCCTGAAGAATCTGCAGACCCAC
Coding sequences:
- the LOC132628354 gene encoding uncharacterized protein LOC132628354, with amino-acid sequence MESLSRIGSGLGVPLSADACTSNFDRISYARVLVKMDVTKKLVRELKIKDPSGRVMKQEVTYDWVLEYCHTCLKVGHNCPLKQPKQTAPPPKGRQFKHQEWKHRPGKEMAIDNLTKDAPKLLSSILALASRHIRGLNKAYKQNELKNFIRGNKVALIAVIEHRVKQHNAERTIREITQSWGWCHNYDSSNKERIWVLWDPGLVNFVEISKTAQFIHGIVQINTMRMEFSFTAIYGLRTIADRKVLWADLRNIAAQQQGPWLAMRDYNTILSEKDGELGNPVQEVEIRDFGDFLLDTGMTEMRTVGRSFTWTNGHTFSRIDRAIINADWAMRYCHLEATFMDHGFSDHSPLAIKLEEQRDGGLKTIQKQVRGSAMERVWCKLKFIKGKMKQLNRTEYGGVAEKIQNLRQQISEL